From Diospyros lotus cultivar Yz01 chromosome 4, ASM1463336v1, whole genome shotgun sequence, a single genomic window includes:
- the LOC127799543 gene encoding ran-binding protein M homolog: MRINHHSLVGSHFLELWRQNSRMSTEMVVEEDAEPSPTELNTFNCSDGFLNMLPDKLSVRYTGLALHGQDVGVVQANRPAPVKRLVYYFEIFVKNAGSKGQIGIGFITEGFRMRRQPGWEPNSYGYHGDDGFLYRGLGKGEAFGPTYTAGDTVGCGINYASQEFFFTKNGIVVGTVYKDLKGPLFPTISIHSQNEEVSVNFGKEPFVFDLKAYEAQERAKQQMMVEKISLPHNASYELVHSYLLHYGYEDTLKLFDMANRSSLPPISLTQGNGFPKQDDMYALNQRKTLRQLIRSGEIDEAFDKLQSWYPQIIQDDTSPICFLLHCQRFIELIRAGKVEEALAYGRVEFEKFNQLTELDDLVKDCATLLAYEQPQKSSVGYLLEESQREIVADAVNATILSATANPNLKDSRVYLYSKLEKLLRQLTACYMERRSLNGDQGEAFHLRRVLNSDYKN, from the exons ATGCGGATCAATCATCACAGCCTCGTAGGCTCCCACTTCCTGGAGTTGTGGAGGCAGAACTCTAGGATGTCGACggagatggtggtggaggaGGACGCCGAGCCGTCTCCAACGGAGCTCAACACCTTCAACTGCTCCGACGGATTCTTGAATATGTTGCCGGACAAGCTCTCCGTGCGCTACACCGGCCTCGCCCTCCACGGCCAAGACGTCGGGGTCGTGCAGGCTAATCGCCCTGCTCCGGTCAAGCGCCTCGTCTACTACTTCGAGATCTTCGTCAAGAATGCCGGATCCAAGGGCCAGATTGGCATCGGATTCATCACAGAGGGTTTCAGGATGCGCAGACAGCCCGG TTGGGAACCAAACAGTTATGGTTATCATGGTGATGATGGATTTCTTTATCGTGGGCTTGGAAAGGGAGAGGCATTTGGCCCTACTTATACAGCTGGTGATACAGTTGGTTGTGGTATCAACTATGCTTCACAAGAATTCTTTTTTAC TAAAAATGGGATTGTGGTGGGAACGGTGTACAAGGACTTGAAGGGTCCCTTATTTCCTACTATTTCCATTCATAGCCAAAATGAGGA GGTCAGTGTCAATTTTGGCAAGGAACCCTTTGTTTTTGATCTTAAG GCATATGAAGCACAAGAAAGAGCAAAGCAACAGATGATGGTTGAGAAAATTTCTTTACCACATAATGCCAGTTATGA ATTAGTTCACTCCTACTTACTGCACTATGGCTATGAGGATACACTCAAATTATTTGACATGGCTAACAGAAGTTCTCTTCCTCCCATCTCATTGACTCAAGGAAATGGTTTCCCCAAGCAGGACGACATGTATGCATTAAACCAAAGGAAAACTCTTCGACAG TTGATCAGGAGTGGTGAAATTGATGAAGCATTTGATAAACTTCAGAGTTggtatcctcaaattattcag GATGATACATCTCCCATTTGCTTTCTACTTCATTGTCAACGATTTATCGAACTGATTCGG GCTGGGAAAGTGGAAGAAGCTTTGGCATATGGAAGAGTTGAGTTCGAAAAATTTAATCAGTTGACAGAGCTTGATGATCTAGTTAAG GACTGTGCTACTCTGTTGGCATATGAACAACCACAGAAGTCCTCAGTGGGGTATCTTCTTGAGGAGTCACAGCGGGAGATTGTAGCTGATGCTGTGAACGCAACAATCTTGTCTGCAACTGCAAATCCTAATTTAAAAGATTCACGGGTTTACTTGTATTCGAAACTTGAGAAGTTACTCAGACAACTGACTGCTTGCTACATGGAGAGGAGATCCTTAAATGGAGATCAAGGTGAAGCTTTCCATCTCCGCAGGGTACTTAACAGTGATTATAAGAATTAG
- the LOC127800766 gene encoding uncharacterized protein LOC127800766: protein MALNNGLRSCASKLLASTQSMMLPRSVNRGFHSTGVKRMGGGHGHGHEPFYLHAKHMYNLDRMKHQKLKMTLGVFTAFSIGVGVPVYAVIFQQKKTASA, encoded by the exons ATGGCGTTGAACAACGGGCTCAGATCGTGCGCCTCAAAGCTGCTCGCTTCCACCCAGTCGATGATGCTTCCGAGATCAG TGAATAGAGGGTTCCATTCAACTGGAGTGAAAAGGATGGGAGGAGGACACGGGCATGGCCATGAACCATTTTACCTTCATGCAAAGCACATGTACAACTTGGACAGGATGAAGCATCAGAAGCTGAAGATGACACTTGGTGTCTTCACCGCCTTCAGCATTGGTGTTGGCGTGCCAGTTTATGCAGTCATCTTCCAGCAGAAGAAAACGGCTTCTGCTTAA
- the LOC127799544 gene encoding NAD(P)H-quinone oxidoreductase subunit T, chloroplastic, which translates to MSVLSCHEAPKPDLANFTAMASAAAPPASYSLPLSAKSRGREQQLWIERTTRGRRRRRRGRGNGMISLRVFAAQEPAGKRQRAPPPGVDTRIHWDNEDEGWIGGGHSNSNSSSTQEPLKPEEDRQKNNPLGEKFSDLLNSSDSHYQFLGVSPDADLEEIKAAYRRLSKEYHPDTTSLPLKAASDKFMQLREIYDVLSDDEKRRFYDWTLAQEAASREAEKMRMKLEDPYMKDLENWESVPDMVDRLGGRNLELSDQAMTALTFDAVIIVFAICCIVYTIFFKEPYY; encoded by the exons ATGTCTGTCTTAAGTTGTCATGAAGCTCCAAAACCAGACCTTGCAAACTTCACTGCCATGGCTTCCGCAGCTGCTCCTCCAGCTTCCTACTCTCTGCCGCTCAGCGCCAAAAGCCGTGGCCGGGAACAGCAACTGTGGATAGAGCGAAccacaagaggaagaagaagaagaagaagaggaaggggaAATGGCATGATTAGTTTGAGAGTTTTTGCAGCGCAAGAGCCAGCTGGAAAGAGACAAAGGGCTCCACCACCAGGAGTTGACACCAGAATCCACTGGGACAACGAAGATGAAGGCTGGATAGGAGGAGGCCACTCAAATTCAAACTCATCCTCAACACAGGAACCCCTTAAGCCTGAAGAAGACCGCCAGAAGAACAACCCCTTGGGTGAAAAGTTCTCTGATTTGCTCAACAGTTCAGATTCTCATTACCA GTTCTTGGGAGTATCTCCAGATGCAGATTTGGAAGAGATCAAAGCAGCTTACCGGCGCTTGTCGAAAGAGTACCACCCGGACACAACTTCACTTCCTCTGAAAGCGGCATCGGACAAGTTCATGCAGCTGAGGGAGATCTACGACGTGCTGAGCGACGACGAGAAGCGCCGGTTCTACGATTGGACGCTGGCGCAGGAGGCGGCCAGCCGCGAGGCCGAGAAGATGAGGATGAAACTAGAGGATCCATACATGAAAGATTTGGAGAACTGGGAATCGGTTCCAGACATGGTGGATAGGCTTGGCGGGAGGAACTTGGAGCTCAGCGATCAAGCCATGACTGCCCTCACCTTTGATGCTGTCATCATTGTGTTTGCTATTTGCTGCATTGTTTATACCATCTTCTTCAAGGAACCATATTACTAA